The genomic stretch ctctggtATCATCTAggacactgtctaactctctggtATCATCTAggacactgtctaactctctggtATCATCTAGGACTCAgacactgtctaactctctggtATCATTTAGGACTCAgacactgtctaactctctggtATCATTTAGGACTCAgacactgtctaactctctagtATCATTTAGGACTCAgacactgtctaactctctggtATCCAGCTCTACAAGAAGAAGTACAAGTGGAGGAGAGAAGCAGCCAGTTACCGGCACCACATGCCCCGTTACCACCCTGTCCCCCCACCgctctaccccctccaccccctccccaacAACCCCTTCCCCTTCTACCCGCCTGGCATCATCGGTGGGGAGTACGACCAGAGACCTGGCATCCCCGGTGGCATTCTGCCCCGCCCCCGCTACGACCCTATTGGTCCGCTCCCAGGTCACGATCCCACAGCAGGAGGGCTGATTGGACGAAGGGGGCTGAGACCTGCTGGGAACCGGCCGGCTGACATCAGAAGAGGGTTCATATGACCTCCCTGACCAGtgacctctagtggtggtgtagGAGTATGACCACCACACAGAGAAGCTTAAATAAAACAGAGATGTTGAAGACTGACTTGTTAGCCTACCTTAAATAAGGCACCTGAGTGCTATAGTCACAGATAAATGGTGTTGTTCGGGCTATAAACACTAACCCTCATCCAGCCTGCTTATTATCCCCTAAAC from Oncorhynchus gorbuscha isolate QuinsamMale2020 ecotype Even-year unplaced genomic scaffold, OgorEven_v1.0 Un_scaffold_8624, whole genome shotgun sequence encodes the following:
- the LOC124019382 gene encoding F-box only protein 7-like, whose product is MALPAVFGLPVLPPELLLRVLRLLDVSSLLALSSVNRHLHQTTTDPALWRHLYRRDFRDSQDHSRDTQWRELYKKKYKWRREAASYRHHMPRYHPVPPPLYPLHPLPNNPFPFYPPGIIGGEYDQRPGIPGGILPRPRYDPIGPLPGHDPTAGGLIGRRGLRPAGNRPADIRRGFI